A single genomic interval of Haloterrigena salifodinae harbors:
- a CDS encoding DUF6517 family protein, protein MMTTFRRTVLASGATGALALAAGCLDFALGNGPLEVAAERAAPTDDALEAADYEENAVEQETIEESVDVGVERDVEATVWASTYTKEIEYRGVKGEGCAFAAISIPDVSVAGRSFNPIGELSNKELLSEYRGKFERSGASIENLTHRESFGLEILGDGRSVDVFEGTTTFEGDEIDVDVAVTSFAHEGDRLVLVGSYPAALAAESATVEELMESVEHPV, encoded by the coding sequence ATGATGACTACGTTTCGCCGAACGGTTCTCGCGTCCGGCGCGACCGGCGCACTCGCACTCGCGGCCGGCTGTCTCGATTTCGCGCTCGGAAACGGCCCGCTCGAGGTCGCGGCCGAACGCGCGGCACCGACCGACGACGCGCTCGAGGCGGCCGACTACGAGGAGAACGCAGTCGAGCAGGAGACCATCGAGGAGAGCGTCGACGTCGGCGTCGAGCGCGACGTCGAAGCGACGGTCTGGGCCTCGACGTACACGAAGGAGATCGAGTACCGCGGCGTCAAGGGTGAAGGCTGCGCGTTCGCCGCGATTTCGATCCCCGACGTCTCGGTCGCGGGCCGGTCGTTCAATCCGATCGGGGAGTTGAGCAACAAGGAACTGCTCTCGGAGTACCGCGGCAAATTCGAGCGCAGCGGCGCCTCGATCGAGAATCTCACGCACCGGGAGTCGTTCGGCCTCGAGATCCTCGGCGACGGACGGTCGGTCGACGTGTTCGAGGGAACGACGACGTTCGAGGGCGACGAAATCGACGTCGACGTCGCGGTGACGTCGTTCGCACACGAGGGCGACCGACTGGTGCTGGTCGGCAGCTATCCCGCCGCGCTCGCCGCGGAGTCGGCGACCGTCGAGGAGCTGATGGAGTCCGTCGAACACCCCGTCTGA
- a CDS encoding 2-oxoacid:ferredoxin oxidoreductase subunit beta, which translates to MSSDVRFTDFKSDKQPTWCPGCGDFGTMNGMMKALAETGNDPDNTFVVAGIGCSGKIGTYMHSYALHGVHGRALPVGTGVKMARPDIEVMVAGGDGDGYSIGAGHFVHAVRRNVDMSYVVMDNRIYGLTKGQASPTSRSDFETSTTPEGPKQPPVNPLALALASGASFIAQSFASDALRHQEIIQEAIEHDGFGFVNVFSPCVTFNDVDTYDYFRDNLVDLQDEGHDPNDYEAAKEVILDSDKEYQGVMYQDENSVPYHEKHGVTEDMSEIPDGAPDDAMDLVREFY; encoded by the coding sequence ATGAGCTCAGACGTACGATTCACCGACTTCAAATCCGACAAGCAGCCGACCTGGTGTCCCGGATGCGGCGACTTCGGGACGATGAACGGCATGATGAAAGCCCTCGCCGAAACCGGCAACGACCCCGACAACACGTTCGTGGTCGCCGGGATCGGCTGTTCCGGCAAGATCGGGACGTACATGCACAGCTACGCCCTCCACGGGGTCCACGGCCGTGCGCTTCCGGTCGGCACCGGCGTCAAGATGGCCCGTCCGGACATCGAAGTGATGGTCGCCGGCGGGGACGGTGACGGCTACTCGATCGGCGCCGGCCACTTCGTCCACGCCGTCCGCCGGAACGTCGACATGTCCTACGTCGTCATGGACAACCGCATCTACGGCCTGACGAAGGGGCAGGCCTCGCCGACCTCGCGGTCCGACTTCGAGACGTCGACGACCCCCGAAGGCCCCAAGCAGCCGCCGGTCAATCCGCTGGCCCTGGCGCTGGCCTCGGGCGCCTCGTTCATCGCCCAGTCGTTCGCCTCCGACGCCCTGCGCCACCAGGAGATCATCCAGGAAGCGATCGAACACGACGGCTTCGGCTTCGTCAACGTCTTCAGCCCCTGCGTCACGTTCAACGACGTCGACACCTACGACTACTTCCGCGACAACCTCGTCGACCTCCAGGACGAAGGTCACGACCCGAACGACTACGAGGCCGCCAAGGAAGTTATCCTCGACAGCGACAAGGAGTACCAGGGCGTCATGTACCAGGACGAGAACTCCGTCCCGTACCACGAGAAACACGGCGTCACCGAGGACATGTCCGAGATCCCCGACGGCGCGCCCGACGACGCGATGGACCTCGTCCGCGAGTTCTACTAA
- a CDS encoding MOSC domain-containing protein yields MTGSGTVERIFIAPEAEAEMEEQTDVEAVAGKGLRGDRYFSEIETGTFVEWEPDEERHDGYDLTLIEQEAVTAIEREAGIDLAPGEHRRNIETRDVALNHLVGQRFRVGDAICQGDRLCEPCNHLQRITQDGVLQALIHRGGLRVDILEDGMIRAGDVIEPLE; encoded by the coding sequence ATGACCGGGAGTGGAACTGTCGAACGGATTTTCATCGCACCTGAAGCCGAAGCAGAGATGGAAGAGCAGACCGACGTTGAAGCAGTTGCCGGAAAGGGACTCCGGGGTGATCGCTACTTTAGCGAGATAGAGACGGGAACCTTCGTCGAGTGGGAGCCAGATGAGGAACGCCACGATGGGTACGACCTCACGCTGATCGAGCAAGAGGCTGTAACAGCAATTGAACGTGAAGCGGGAATCGACCTCGCACCGGGAGAACACCGACGAAACATCGAAACCCGTGATGTCGCACTCAATCATCTCGTTGGACAACGATTCCGAGTTGGTGATGCCATCTGTCAAGGGGATAGACTGTGTGAACCCTGTAATCATCTTCAGCGCATCACTCAGGACGGCGTATTGCAGGCACTTATCCACAGAGGTGGACTCCGAGTAGACATTCTCGAAGATGGGATGATTCGTGCAGGAGACGTAATCGAACCGCTCGAATAA
- a CDS encoding 2-oxoacid:acceptor oxidoreductase subunit alpha, with protein sequence MAEDLNWAVGGEAGDGIDSTGKIFAQALARAGRHVFTSKDFASRIRGGYTAYKIRTSVEEVQSVVDRLDILVALTQRTIDENLDELHDGSAIIYDGERSWEAEIPDEMTAVDVPLKSLAEDAGGAIMRNIVALGAACEITDFDVEYLDEALEKRFGGKGSQIVENNKEAARLGQEYVAENYDLDHLGYSVETTDNDYVLLNGNEAIGMGAIAAGCRFYAGYPITPATSIMEYLTGRIEDYGGHVVQAEDELSAINMALGGARAGARAMTATSGAGIDLMTETFGLVATSETPLVIADVQRSGPSTGMPTKQEQGDLNMALYGGHGEVPRFVITPTSITECFWKTVEAFNLAEKYQTPVFLVSDLAMSVTEQTFPPEAFDMDDVEIDRGKLVDDDEEVDEWLDAQGHFRAHAVTDDGVSPRAIPGTADGAHMSTGLEHDELGRRTEDQDERVQQVDKRYRKVETAQEQEDWDYREFGDEDADNLIISWGSNEGALVEALEYLEEDGIDVRVISVPYIFPRPDLSEEIEAADDVIVVECNATGQFADLIEHDVLTRVKRINKYTGVRFKADELAEQITEQLSAEVPA encoded by the coding sequence ATGGCTGAGGACCTCAACTGGGCGGTTGGAGGCGAGGCCGGGGACGGTATCGACTCCACGGGTAAGATCTTCGCTCAGGCACTCGCCCGAGCGGGACGGCACGTATTCACGTCGAAAGACTTCGCGTCGCGTATCCGCGGCGGCTACACAGCCTACAAGATTCGAACCTCCGTCGAGGAGGTCCAGAGCGTTGTCGATCGCCTGGATATCTTGGTCGCGCTCACGCAGCGAACGATCGACGAGAATCTCGACGAACTCCACGACGGGAGCGCCATTATTTACGACGGCGAGCGCTCCTGGGAGGCCGAGATCCCCGACGAGATGACGGCGGTCGACGTCCCGCTGAAGTCGCTGGCCGAGGACGCCGGCGGCGCGATCATGCGCAACATCGTCGCGCTCGGCGCCGCGTGTGAGATCACCGACTTCGACGTCGAGTACTTGGACGAAGCCCTCGAGAAGCGCTTCGGCGGCAAGGGCTCGCAGATCGTCGAGAACAACAAGGAGGCCGCGCGCCTCGGACAGGAGTACGTCGCGGAGAACTACGACCTCGATCATCTCGGCTATAGCGTCGAGACCACGGACAACGACTACGTCCTGCTCAACGGCAACGAGGCCATCGGCATGGGTGCGATCGCCGCCGGCTGCCGGTTCTACGCCGGCTACCCGATCACGCCCGCGACCTCGATCATGGAGTACCTGACGGGCCGGATCGAGGACTACGGCGGCCACGTCGTTCAGGCCGAGGACGAGCTGTCGGCGATCAACATGGCGCTCGGCGGCGCGCGAGCGGGCGCTCGAGCCATGACCGCGACGTCCGGCGCCGGGATCGACCTGATGACCGAGACGTTCGGTCTGGTCGCGACCAGCGAGACGCCGCTGGTCATCGCCGACGTCCAGCGTTCGGGCCCCTCGACGGGGATGCCGACGAAGCAGGAACAGGGCGACCTCAACATGGCGCTGTACGGCGGCCACGGCGAGGTGCCGCGGTTCGTCATCACGCCGACGTCGATCACCGAGTGCTTCTGGAAGACCGTCGAGGCGTTCAACCTCGCCGAGAAGTACCAGACGCCGGTGTTCCTGGTCTCGGACCTGGCGATGTCCGTCACCGAGCAGACGTTCCCGCCGGAAGCCTTCGACATGGACGACGTCGAGATCGACCGCGGCAAGCTCGTTGACGACGACGAGGAGGTCGACGAGTGGCTCGACGCGCAGGGTCACTTCCGCGCCCACGCCGTCACCGACGACGGCGTCAGCCCGCGCGCGATCCCCGGCACGGCCGACGGCGCTCACATGTCTACCGGCCTCGAGCACGATGAACTCGGTCGCCGGACCGAGGATCAGGACGAACGCGTCCAGCAGGTCGACAAGCGCTACCGAAAGGTCGAGACCGCCCAGGAGCAAGAGGACTGGGACTACCGCGAGTTCGGTGACGAAGACGCCGACAATCTCATCATCTCGTGGGGCTCGAACGAGGGCGCGCTCGTCGAAGCGCTCGAATACCTCGAGGAGGACGGCATCGACGTCCGCGTAATCTCGGTGCCCTACATCTTCCCGCGGCCCGACCTCTCGGAGGAGATCGAGGCCGCCGACGACGTGATCGTCGTCGAGTGTAACGCGACCGGCCAGTTCGCCGACCTGATCGAACACGACGTACTTACCCGCGTCAAGCGCATCAACAAGTACACCGGCGTCCGCTTCAAGGCGGACGAACTCGCCGAACAGATCACCGAGCAACTCTCCGCGGAGGTGCCTGCATAA
- a CDS encoding aldo/keto reductase, whose amino-acid sequence MRETVSTATVTAGNAEIPALGFGTARMTGDECRRAVETALEVGYRHIDTAQMYDNERAVGEALAASGIGCEDERSESSEKRAGASGAEQREDPGNASGETASEKRHVSREDVFVVTKVHPDNAARDDVIESTRESLERLGLEAVDLLLLHAPSDRAPLEETLAAMNDLQTEGAVDHIGVSNFSVEQLESALELSETPIVANQVKYHPYHHQDDLLEYCVDHDVCLTAYSPLAEGTVPGDDRLAEIGEPSDKSASQVALRWLVQQPNVAAIPKASSREHIEANADIFDFELSNDELAAVADVGDGLWDQVAATLGLR is encoded by the coding sequence ATGCGCGAAACCGTCTCGACAGCGACCGTTACCGCAGGGAACGCCGAGATTCCGGCGCTCGGATTCGGCACCGCCAGAATGACCGGCGACGAGTGCCGGCGGGCCGTCGAGACCGCCCTCGAGGTCGGTTACCGACACATCGACACCGCCCAGATGTACGACAACGAGCGCGCCGTCGGCGAGGCCCTCGCCGCTAGCGGCATCGGCTGTGAGGACGAACGCAGTGAGTCCTCGGAGAAGCGAGCGGGAGCGTCGGGAGCCGAGCAACGCGAGGATCCCGGGAATGCGAGCGGTGAAACCGCGAGCGAGAAGCGACACGTGAGCCGCGAGGACGTCTTCGTCGTCACCAAGGTCCACCCCGACAACGCCGCGCGCGACGACGTCATCGAATCGACCCGCGAGAGCCTCGAGCGACTCGGACTCGAGGCGGTCGATCTCCTCTTGCTCCACGCACCAAGCGACCGCGCGCCCCTTGAGGAAACGCTGGCCGCGATGAACGACCTGCAGACGGAGGGCGCCGTCGATCATATCGGCGTCAGCAACTTCTCGGTGGAGCAACTCGAGTCGGCCCTCGAACTGTCCGAGACGCCGATCGTCGCGAACCAGGTGAAGTACCACCCGTACCACCACCAGGACGACCTGCTCGAGTACTGCGTCGATCACGACGTTTGCCTGACGGCGTATAGCCCGCTCGCGGAGGGGACCGTTCCGGGCGACGACCGACTCGCCGAGATCGGCGAGCCCTCCGACAAGTCGGCGTCGCAGGTCGCGCTGCGCTGGCTCGTCCAGCAGCCCAACGTGGCCGCGATTCCGAAGGCCTCGAGCCGCGAGCACATCGAAGCGAACGCCGACATCTTCGACTTCGAACTCTCGAATGACGAGCTGGCGGCGGTCGCCGACGTCGGCGACGGCCTCTGGGATCAGGTGGCCGCGACGCTCGGGTTGCGTTGA
- a CDS encoding antibiotic biosynthesis monooxygenase family protein, translating to MYLVTFRLAPGEYDAEFHELNDAIQAAAEDTEGYLGKQTWHAPDNEEVLVVYYWESLDAIESFGADADHKHAKQRWTEWYDAYEVTVTEVVETYGSGFGDDASPLV from the coding sequence ATGTATTTGGTAACGTTCCGCCTCGCTCCCGGGGAGTACGATGCGGAGTTTCATGAGTTGAACGACGCGATACAAGCGGCTGCCGAGGACACAGAGGGATATCTGGGTAAGCAGACGTGGCATGCACCGGATAATGAGGAGGTTCTTGTTGTCTACTACTGGGAGTCGTTGGACGCAATCGAGTCATTTGGAGCGGATGCGGACCACAAACACGCGAAACAACGGTGGACGGAGTGGTATGATGCGTATGAGGTCACCGTCACGGAAGTCGTTGAGACATATGGGAGTGGATTCGGTGACGATGCGAGCCCACTCGTGTAG
- a CDS encoding PLP-dependent transferase encodes MIRHNSQSDRNRFATIAVGAAETETHPHRDGTNDVVPPIHLSSTFEWASGKDANEHDYSRESNPTRAALEEQLARLEGGEHALAFASGMAATSTTMLSLVPPGGHVVSSDSIYSGTEKLLTEHMAGHLDVNIDFVDARDPDNVADAVNADTDLIWAETPSNPLIRLCDVQTIADMADDHGSLFGVDSTFASPYYQAPLELGADIVVHSTTKYLNGHSDSIGGAVITDDSGVFEQLSFAQRVGLGNMLSPFDCYLVARGIKTLPARMEHHEKNAMTVARFLESHDRVARVHYPGLESHPQHDLASEQMSGYSGMLSFEFDGTLIELEAFIEGLEVFTPGASLGGVESLVEVPSLMIPDKFSRSEDSAEIPETLVRVSVGLENADDLCEDLRKALP; translated from the coding sequence ATGATACGACACAATAGCCAGTCCGACAGGAATCGGTTCGCAACCATTGCAGTCGGCGCAGCTGAAACTGAAACACATCCTCACAGGGATGGAACGAACGACGTCGTCCCGCCGATCCACCTCTCGAGTACGTTCGAGTGGGCAAGCGGAAAGGATGCCAATGAACACGACTATTCGCGCGAGAGCAATCCGACGCGGGCAGCCCTCGAAGAGCAGTTAGCTCGCCTTGAAGGCGGTGAACATGCGCTGGCGTTCGCCTCCGGAATGGCCGCCACATCGACGACGATGCTGTCGCTAGTCCCCCCGGGAGGTCACGTCGTCTCCTCGGACTCCATCTATAGCGGAACCGAAAAACTGCTCACGGAACACATGGCCGGACATCTCGACGTTAACATCGACTTCGTTGACGCCCGTGACCCCGATAACGTCGCCGATGCAGTCAATGCGGACACTGACCTGATCTGGGCAGAAACACCGTCGAATCCCTTGATTAGGTTGTGCGATGTCCAAACGATAGCCGACATGGCCGATGACCACGGTTCCCTGTTCGGTGTGGACAGTACCTTTGCGAGTCCGTACTATCAAGCCCCACTCGAACTGGGTGCCGACATCGTCGTTCACAGCACCACCAAGTACCTCAACGGACACTCCGACTCGATAGGTGGTGCCGTTATCACTGACGATAGTGGGGTTTTCGAGCAATTATCGTTCGCACAGCGGGTTGGGCTTGGGAATATGCTTTCGCCGTTCGACTGCTACCTTGTTGCGCGAGGTATCAAGACGCTACCAGCGCGGATGGAACACCACGAGAAGAACGCAATGACAGTTGCGCGGTTCCTCGAAAGCCATGATCGAGTCGCTCGTGTCCACTATCCGGGTCTTGAGAGCCACCCGCAACACGATCTTGCGAGCGAACAGATGTCGGGGTACAGCGGGATGCTGTCCTTCGAGTTTGACGGCACACTCATCGAACTTGAGGCGTTCATTGAGGGGCTTGAGGTATTCACGCCGGGAGCTAGTCTCGGTGGGGTCGAGAGCCTTGTTGAGGTGCCGTCACTAATGATTCCCGACAAGTTCAGCCGTAGTGAGGATTCAGCGGAGATTCCTGAGACGTTAGTCCGGGTATCCGTTGGCCTCGAAAACGCCGATGACCTCTGCGAGGACCTTCGGAAGGCGCTACCGTAG
- the mce gene encoding methylmalonyl-CoA epimerase, producing MHFDHAGIATEDARDLAALYGDLFGLEVAHEEEFDGLRVVFLECGDGYFELLEPLEEGTIAHYLEDDGAGIHHLALATEDIEGALETAREHDVALIDDEPRPGAWGHSVAFLHPRDTGGILIELVEH from the coding sequence ATGCACTTCGATCACGCAGGGATTGCGACCGAGGACGCACGGGACCTCGCGGCGCTGTACGGTGACCTCTTCGGCCTCGAGGTCGCCCACGAGGAGGAGTTCGACGGGCTGCGCGTCGTCTTCCTCGAGTGCGGCGATGGCTACTTCGAACTGCTCGAGCCCCTCGAGGAGGGCACTATCGCGCACTATCTCGAGGACGATGGGGCTGGCATCCATCACCTCGCGCTCGCGACCGAAGATATCGAGGGGGCCCTCGAGACCGCGCGCGAACACGACGTCGCGTTGATCGACGACGAACCGCGACCCGGCGCGTGGGGCCACTCGGTCGCGTTCCTCCACCCCAGGGACACCGGTGGGATTCTGATCGAACTGGTCGAACACTGA
- a CDS encoding FAD-dependent oxidoreductase: protein MPIEGTPVTVESIREVGPDTVALELETPDEFDARPGQFVLLRAAPRDVDEDETVDDDEVVMRHYTLSSPSVGETFEITVGIDPEGDLSPWLADLEGGETVHVEGPFGTITYEDDEDVVAVAGGPGVGPAVAIAEAAHESGHDAVVIYRADAPAHTDRLEALEDAGADVVVLDGDDDAGLEDALESHLEDGRVYAFGFEDFVTLVADTIEDAGGDPDEALIENFG, encoded by the coding sequence ATGCCAATCGAGGGGACGCCAGTCACCGTCGAATCGATCCGCGAAGTAGGCCCCGACACCGTCGCGCTCGAACTCGAGACGCCGGACGAGTTCGACGCCCGCCCCGGCCAGTTCGTTCTACTCCGGGCTGCGCCTCGTGACGTCGACGAAGACGAGACGGTCGACGACGACGAGGTCGTCATGCGCCACTACACGCTCTCGTCCCCATCGGTCGGCGAGACCTTCGAGATCACGGTCGGGATCGACCCCGAGGGCGATCTCTCGCCGTGGCTGGCCGACCTCGAGGGCGGCGAGACCGTCCACGTTGAGGGCCCGTTCGGGACGATCACCTACGAGGACGACGAGGACGTCGTCGCCGTCGCGGGCGGCCCGGGCGTCGGCCCCGCGGTCGCTATCGCCGAGGCGGCCCACGAGTCGGGCCACGACGCGGTCGTCATCTATCGGGCCGACGCGCCGGCCCACACCGATCGCCTCGAGGCCCTCGAGGACGCGGGCGCGGACGTCGTCGTTCTCGACGGCGACGACGACGCGGGGCTCGAGGACGCGCTCGAGAGCCACCTCGAGGACGGTCGGGTCTATGCGTTCGGCTTCGAGGACTTCGTGACGCTCGTCGCGGACACCATCGAGGACGCCGGCGGAGATCCCGACGAGGCGCTGATCGAGAACTTCGGCTAA
- a CDS encoding PQQ-dependent sugar dehydrogenase yields MSERSDERPNSVPESATDYTATSRRRLLQAAAAAGGVVALGDLAAAQETETIELGGQVSGWQGVSPEAIAGETNPTLELEAGTTYELTWENLDGQPHNFVIESGEGDELERTELMMEQGETQTLEFEATEEMAEYYCEPHSATMRGEISVGGGGAGGAEQDEATDEEAAAFFDPGAEIGVRTVAEGMTAPTDMAVADEEQERYFVADQTGELWVVTGDGLQDEPFLDVSDRLVELGTFEGDYADPNQDYDERGLLGVEFHPEFAENGRFFVHYSAPPNDETPDGWSHVEVVSEFRTTEDMSAGDPDSERVLMEFQKPQYNHDAGPMAFGPDGYLYVPMGDGGGANDDMEGHVEDWYDDNAGGNGQDVSENLLGSVLRVDVDQEGEDRPYGIPEDNPLVDSDEGLDEHYAWGFRNPFGISFDSDGRLFVSDAGQDLFEEANLVEAGGNYGWNVKEGTHCFSTESPSQPPEDCPDSASDEPPYDGQELQDPIVEYPHVYQEQVVGITIIGGHVYEAGDIDDLDGKYVFGDWTADPARQSPQGRILAASEPSDGAGGMTGDGSGNQTEEMSPDDQEMPENVTSGEGGIEEGGFENETNATNETNATNKTVEGGADVGGSGQEQVVPRDELWNMEELQLAGSEDGSFPYFVRQFGQDLDGNVYVLANQMGVPEGDTGTVFEIVPPGEGESLEPPAEDEAVESGNQEANGNATEDTQDEAITEDGNVSDNESVADENVTSEENATDNETSSTNVTSDGA; encoded by the coding sequence ATGAGCGAGCGATCCGATGAGCGGCCGAATTCGGTACCCGAATCAGCGACCGACTATACCGCGACGTCCCGCCGGCGCCTGTTGCAGGCCGCCGCGGCCGCCGGCGGCGTCGTCGCGCTAGGCGATCTCGCGGCCGCCCAAGAGACCGAGACGATCGAACTGGGCGGCCAAGTCAGCGGCTGGCAGGGCGTCTCGCCTGAGGCGATCGCCGGCGAGACGAACCCGACACTGGAACTCGAGGCGGGGACTACCTACGAACTCACGTGGGAGAACCTCGACGGGCAGCCCCACAACTTCGTCATCGAGAGCGGCGAGGGCGACGAACTCGAGCGGACGGAACTCATGATGGAGCAGGGCGAGACGCAGACGCTCGAGTTCGAGGCGACCGAGGAGATGGCCGAGTACTACTGCGAGCCCCATTCGGCGACGATGCGCGGGGAGATTTCGGTCGGCGGCGGTGGTGCGGGCGGGGCGGAGCAGGACGAAGCGACTGACGAGGAGGCCGCAGCATTCTTCGATCCCGGCGCGGAGATCGGCGTGCGAACGGTCGCAGAAGGGATGACGGCGCCGACGGACATGGCGGTCGCCGACGAGGAGCAGGAGCGATACTTCGTCGCCGACCAGACAGGCGAGCTCTGGGTCGTTACGGGAGACGGCCTGCAGGACGAGCCGTTCCTCGACGTCAGCGACCGGTTGGTCGAACTCGGCACGTTCGAGGGCGACTACGCCGATCCGAATCAGGACTACGACGAGCGGGGACTGCTCGGCGTCGAGTTCCATCCCGAGTTCGCGGAAAACGGCCGCTTCTTCGTCCACTACAGCGCGCCGCCGAACGACGAGACGCCGGACGGCTGGAGCCACGTCGAGGTCGTCTCCGAGTTCCGGACGACCGAGGACATGAGCGCGGGCGACCCCGACTCGGAACGGGTTCTGATGGAGTTCCAGAAGCCCCAGTACAACCACGACGCCGGTCCGATGGCGTTCGGCCCCGACGGCTACCTGTACGTCCCGATGGGCGACGGCGGCGGGGCCAACGATGACATGGAGGGTCACGTCGAGGACTGGTACGACGACAACGCGGGCGGGAACGGCCAGGACGTCAGCGAGAACCTCCTCGGAAGCGTTCTCCGCGTCGACGTCGATCAGGAGGGCGAGGATCGACCGTACGGCATCCCGGAGGATAACCCGCTCGTCGATTCCGACGAGGGGCTCGACGAACACTACGCGTGGGGATTCCGGAACCCCTTCGGCATCTCATTCGACAGCGACGGACGGCTGTTCGTTTCCGACGCCGGTCAGGACCTCTTCGAGGAAGCGAATCTCGTCGAGGCAGGCGGCAACTACGGCTGGAACGTCAAGGAGGGAACCCACTGCTTCAGCACGGAGAGCCCCAGCCAGCCGCCGGAGGACTGCCCCGACTCGGCGTCCGACGAACCGCCGTACGACGGACAGGAACTGCAGGACCCGATCGTCGAGTATCCCCACGTCTACCAGGAGCAAGTGGTCGGCATCACGATTATCGGCGGCCACGTCTACGAGGCCGGAGATATCGACGACCTCGACGGGAAGTACGTCTTCGGCGACTGGACGGCTGACCCGGCACGACAGTCCCCGCAGGGGCGAATCCTCGCCGCTTCAGAGCCGAGTGACGGGGCCGGAGGGATGACCGGCGACGGCAGTGGCAACCAGACCGAAGAGATGAGTCCCGACGACCAGGAGATGCCGGAGAACGTGACGTCCGGCGAGGGCGGCATCGAAGAGGGAGGCTTCGAGAACGAGACGAACGCGACTAACGAGACGAACGCGACCAACAAAACGGTCGAGGGCGGCGCAGACGTCGGCGGTAGCGGCCAAGAGCAGGTCGTCCCGCGAGACGAACTCTGGAACATGGAGGAACTCCAGCTCGCCGGCTCCGAAGACGGCTCGTTCCCGTACTTCGTCCGGCAGTTCGGGCAGGACCTCGACGGCAACGTGTACGTGCTCGCCAATCAGATGGGCGTGCCCGAGGGCGACACGGGCACGGTCTTCGAGATCGTCCCGCCGGGAGAAGGCGAGTCGCTGGAACCGCCCGCGGAGGACGAAGCGGTCGAATCCGGGAACCAGGAGGCCAACGGGAACGCGACCGAGGACACGCAGGACGAGGCGATCACCGAGGACGGGAACGTCTCGGACAACGAGAGCGTCGCGGACGAGAACGTCACGTCCGAGGAGAACGCGACCGACAACGAGACGTCCAGTACGAACGTGACCAGCGACGGCGCCTGA
- a CDS encoding pyridoxal phosphate-dependent aminotransferase produces the protein MTEFANRVEQVSISGIREVFEAASEDAINLGLGQPDFPTPAHARRGAIEAIESGHTDAYTSNKGTRSLREAISAKYDRDYSLEIDPADVIATSGGSEALHLVLQAHVDPGEEVIFPDPGFVSYDALTNIADGTPKPVPLREDLTLDPATVEEAITDDTAVFVVNSPANPTGAVQSEEDMREFARIADEHDVLCLSDEVYEHIVFEGAHHSPMEFAETDNVVVVSACSKTYSMTGWRLGWVAASNRRIERMLRVHQYGQACASAPAQYAAEAALTGPQEPVEEMVETFERRRDLVVDGLEDAGLEVPTPEGAFYAMPKVPEGWCDEVLDRGVVVVPGDAFGEHGEGYARLSYATGTEDLKEALEIIDEATQAVQ, from the coding sequence ATGACCGAGTTCGCCAATCGGGTCGAGCAGGTGTCGATCAGCGGGATTCGCGAAGTGTTCGAAGCCGCCAGCGAGGACGCGATTAACCTCGGGCTGGGACAGCCGGACTTCCCGACGCCCGCCCATGCTCGCCGCGGGGCGATCGAAGCGATCGAGTCGGGCCACACGGACGCCTACACCTCGAACAAGGGCACGCGCAGCCTCCGAGAAGCGATCTCGGCGAAGTACGACCGGGACTACAGCCTCGAGATCGATCCCGCGGACGTCATCGCGACCTCGGGCGGCAGCGAGGCGTTGCACCTCGTCCTGCAGGCCCACGTCGATCCGGGCGAGGAGGTCATCTTCCCGGATCCCGGCTTCGTCTCCTACGACGCCCTGACTAACATCGCCGACGGGACACCTAAACCGGTGCCGCTGCGCGAAGATCTCACGCTCGATCCCGCGACCGTCGAGGAGGCCATCACCGACGACACCGCCGTCTTCGTCGTCAACAGCCCCGCGAACCCGACCGGCGCGGTCCAGAGCGAAGAGGACATGCGAGAGTTCGCCCGAATCGCCGACGAACACGACGTACTCTGTCTCTCCGACGAGGTCTACGAACACATCGTCTTCGAGGGCGCACACCACTCGCCGATGGAGTTCGCCGAGACCGACAACGTGGTCGTCGTCAGCGCCTGTTCGAAGACCTACTCGATGACCGGCTGGCGGCTGGGCTGGGTCGCCGCTTCCAACCGCCGCATCGAGCGGATGCTGCGCGTCCACCAGTACGGCCAGGCCTGTGCCTCTGCGCCCGCCCAGTACGCGGCCGAGGCGGCGCTTACGGGCCCGCAGGAGCCGGTCGAGGAGATGGTCGAGACGTTCGAACGGCGGCGCGACCTCGTCGTCGACGGCCTCGAGGACGCCGGCCTCGAGGTGCCGACGCCGGAGGGGGCCTTCTACGCGATGCCGAAGGTGCCCGAGGGCTGGTGTGACGAGGTGTTGGACCGCGGCGTGGTCGTGGTGCCGGGCGACGCCTTCGGCGAACACGGCGAGGGGTACGCCCGACTCTCGTACGCGACGGGCACCGAGGATCTGAAGGAGGCCCTCGAGATCATCGACGAGGCGACGCAGGCGGTGCAGTAA